CAACAGACATCAAAGACTCGATAGCAAACACAGAATAATGATTACCTTTGTATCGTCACCAGGCGAGATATACCGAATGTATTTACGAATTTGGTGATCGTTGTCTCATCTCGTTCAGCTGCAAGAAACTGTGCACTTTCATACAGGGAATTCCAATAGTCGCCTTTCTTACACTTTATCTGAATAGCAAAGCAGTACCTAAAGCTGCAGATAAAAGGGATATATGATGAATTTTAATAAAGTTGCATTAACTATCGCACTAGCACTGAGTGTGGCTGCCTGCGGCAGTGATAACGACGGTGATAGTGTGCAGGCTCCGGTTGTTGAACCACCGGTTCAGGAAAAGCCGGACTATATCGATGTCGCTGTGTCTCCGCAGGCACCAATGGATGGCACCGTCCAGGTCCGCCTAGGTGCCTACCAAGACAACATTACGTCTTGGCTGCATGAGAACCCAGGTATAGGCGATCCGGATAAGGGAAATGGCAAAACCTCAATCAAAAATGCAGCTGATGCAGGTGTCGTCAATCAGAACTGGCCAGAGGGTCATGCTTTTAATGTAGAGATCGCTGATGTCGATCGCGTGTTACGTGAAAACCCAGACGGCCTCGGCGCGGGTAGTTACCGTCCGGATATCTTTATTGAGGGGCGATACTCGGTATTTGACGTGCTGCGCTATCTAGCGGTTACTCGCGATGATTTGGAGTTAACGATAGTTAAAGACCACAACGAGTCAGGGCTAGGTACGCCCCTGTACACCGTTTCGTGGGACCAAAACGGTGATGGCCAATTCGATGCTGATGAAGTTGACAATGAGAACTGGCACTTCAGATTGTTTGCTATGGGTGATGAGTTCACCAGGGCAATTTCTAACAGTCAAGGATTCCACGCTGGTGGTGAGCTGAACTACATGCGAATGGACGAAATGTGGGCCAACCCTAACACCCGCTATAACCTACAACCATTTAGCGAATACATGACCGCTCGACGCCACTGGGTACAGAAAACGCAGGTTGAACGTCAAAAGGAACGAGGCTTTGTGCTTCAGCAATTTGAGGCTGACTCTCCAGTTATTGACCAGAATGCAACAGAGTTGGCGCCTGATGGCCGAACCCAGAAGATAACCGTCAAACTACATGACGTCCCGGTAACGGCGAATAACCATCGCCCTGATATCTTCCAACCTGGTGTTATTACTGGTATGGATATTTTTGTTGCAGCGGGTAAAGAGTCAGAAGCGCAGGGTTACGGCGACTTCTCTTATACCTTTTGGAACGTTCTTCATACTGGCGCAGAGGTAGGAAACTACGCAGTTACCCAATTCTTGGGGATACGAAATAAAGGTTTGCGAGGCTGGCTAACCTATTACGTAGAAGGCGAAGATTACCAAACCGCAGCTGAAACCAACCGCGATGTATTTTTTGAGCCGAGCTGTAATTGGAACGCCAACGGTGAACCTGTTGCTGCCGACAGCAGCGATAAGATCCCTAAAGAGGCATGCTTTGAAGAGTGGAGTGGTACTTTCGGCGGTACCTTGATCCACATTATGTCCGATATTGCCGTGCATAATTATTTGCCAGAGAACGCAGTCGTTCGTTATGGCAACCAATATGCTTCTTGGAATCCAGACATCGAGAGCCGCCAATACGACGCAGATTACACAAGTGTCACAGAGACGCTGCAGTATGACTACTCTGTGGCCAAAGATGGTAGTGATGTAAGAACTTTACGTGCATTCAAAGCCGCTGATGTGACCTCTGGAAGCAACGCTCCGCTATTAAACGAAGCGCATTTTGGTTGGAATATAGCTGACTGTACGCTGTGTCACAACGAAGAAAAACAGCCTCTAGGACACGGTGGTCATAACTGGCCGACCCCATACGCTGATGGTTTTGACAATACTCAACCAGCTTACTGCGCAAGTTGTCACGGTACTAACGGTGCGCCAGTTGGCCATGGTGAATTGGATACCTGTTTCTGGTGTCATGATGGTGACCTCGAAGGCAAACAACACGGTGAAGCCTCACTTAAGCATCAAGTGACTGGTGATGATATTCGTGCAAACGACCTTGATCGCTACGGTAATATACCGAATTATCAGGGTTATCCATCTGATGCCCTAGGTAATTACAAAAAATATGAGTCTGTCACTACCTCGGGTAACAGTAATTACCACCTCGGGCAAACATTCCCAGACCCATTTTCTTGTCTAAGTTGCCATCCCAACGACTAAACGATAGTTATTCAAAGAGCGCTTCGGCGCTCTTTACTTTTGAAGACTGTGGTGAATCACAGAATAAGATGGTGGCTATTGATAGGATTGTATACAAAGAGTTGCTAGTGCTAGATAACGATGAACCTTAAAATTAAAGACGAACGCTTGATGAATGAGCTGTCCAAATTGGCCCAGCAAAGTGGATTTGATGGCTTTTGTTTTTCTATTAGGCCTATTGAATCATTGAATCCGTTACCTGATATTAAGCGGTTGTCTAAGCTCTTTAGAAATTATGCAGCTAGGCAAAAGCACCTAGTTTATTGGGATGATAGAAGTAAGGCGATTAGGGAAGATTATTATAGAACAGTCTCAAAGATTGATGTTGAAAGCCATAATAATTCGTTGGGGTTTAATCTTTGGCTGGGAAAGAGCCATTCCACGAAGAATGCTGAGCGAATAGCCTATTTCAAGGAAAAACATGGCTTAACTTGTGTGGTTAACTTTCGGGTTGAACTTGCAGGTATTGAGGGGTGGCACGGGGTATTTAATCTATTTTCTTCTGAGGAACCAAGTAAAGTCCAGAGCTTATTGAGTAGCAATGAAAGCCATTTGGCGTGGCAATTACAACTCTATAGTAGTCATTTATGTCAGCTTTATATGCCTCAGCTGAATCCGATCGCCAATTTTGAATGCCTGTCAGAAAAGTCTTTTAACATAATTGAGCTGAT
The genomic region above belongs to Ferrimonas lipolytica and contains:
- a CDS encoding response regulator transcription factor gives rise to the protein MNLKIKDERLMNELSKLAQQSGFDGFCFSIRPIESLNPLPDIKRLSKLFRNYAARQKHLVYWDDRSKAIREDYYRTVSKIDVESHNNSLGFNLWLGKSHSTKNAERIAYFKEKHGLTCVVNFRVELAGIEGWHGVFNLFSSEEPSKVQSLLSSNESHLAWQLQLYSSHLCQLYMPQLNPIANFECLSEKSFNIIELMADDYNNAQIASTLHLSERGVSYHIDRLKQVFNVRSRTALISKIYRFGLLSR